One window from the genome of Pseudanabaena yagii GIHE-NHR1 encodes:
- a CDS encoding CPBP family intramembrane glutamic endopeptidase, whose protein sequence is MIVQKVGLFLVIVLPYFVVNFDRLISRLNSYQAPVRIILFLLTLLAIWLPIAAPMYLLWGESVGIALTILLYCEFLGLIWWWGHKISKYSHPFRYYGLSFTVKNGRDFLFGLSLGSVTLCVFMALQVGFGWLTLQTVNWLPLSARLLPTLGMYFVDWQGAIAPGLLTAIGVGFAEEMLFRGWILSELERDYSQKTALIAASLFFAILHFIKPLDVVLATWSQFVGLVILSIALVLARWRCEGRLGVAIGLHGGLVWCYYIVNTTHLLKPTGIVPEWVTGINGNPLAGLMGIIFLSAIALGFRGLPKR, encoded by the coding sequence TTGATTGTCCAAAAGGTAGGATTGTTCTTAGTAATAGTCCTACCTTATTTTGTTGTGAACTTCGATCGCTTAATTTCTCGCTTAAATTCCTATCAAGCCCCTGTGCGGATCATCTTATTTTTGTTGACCTTACTGGCTATCTGGCTACCGATCGCTGCACCGATGTATCTGCTTTGGGGAGAGTCTGTAGGGATAGCACTGACCATTTTGTTGTATTGCGAGTTTTTAGGATTGATTTGGTGGTGGGGTCACAAGATCTCTAAATATAGCCATCCCTTCCGCTATTACGGATTGTCTTTTACGGTCAAAAACGGACGCGATTTTTTATTTGGTCTGAGCTTGGGCAGCGTCACTTTATGTGTTTTTATGGCGTTGCAAGTGGGGTTTGGTTGGCTAACTTTGCAAACAGTCAACTGGCTACCTTTATCAGCAAGATTGTTACCAACCCTTGGGATGTATTTTGTGGACTGGCAGGGCGCGATTGCACCCGGACTATTAACAGCGATCGGGGTGGGATTTGCGGAGGAGATGCTATTTCGTGGTTGGATCTTGTCAGAACTAGAGCGCGACTATTCTCAAAAGACTGCGCTTATTGCGGCAAGCCTTTTTTTTGCCATTCTGCATTTCATCAAACCTCTAGATGTTGTACTGGCTACATGGAGTCAATTTGTAGGTTTAGTAATTCTCAGTATTGCGCTGGTGTTGGCGAGGTGGCGATGTGAAGGACGTTTAGGTGTAGCGATCGGTTTACATGGCGGTCTGGTTTGGTGTTATTACATCGTCAATACTACGCATTTGCTCAAGCCCACGGGGATTGTACCCGAGTGGGTGACGGGGATAAATGGTAATCCCCTAGCGGGTTTAATGGGGATCATTTTCTTAAGTGCGATCGCGCTCGGGTTTCGAGGATTGCCGAAAAGATGA
- a CDS encoding NAD(P)H-quinone oxidoreductase subunit 4: protein MLSLENFPWLTFIIAFPILMSLLVAFVPDKGDGKTIRWFSLVVGLIDFAAIAYAFCTKYDYSNPNLQLVEKYAWVPDLGLNWSVGVDGLSMPLVMLTGFITTLAILASWPVTLKPRLFYFLLLSMYGAQIAVFAVQDMLLFFLTWELELIPVYLLLSIWGGYKRLYAATKFILYTAIGSLFILVAGLAMAFYGDTISFDMQTLANKNYPLTFQLLAYGAFLISYGVKLPIFPLHTWLPDAHGEATAPVHMLLAGILLKMGGYALMRMNAGMLPEAHAYFAPILVILGIVNIIYAALTSFAQRSLKRKIAYSSISHMGFVLIGLASFTDLGTSGAMLQMISHGLIGASLFFLVGATYDRTHTLILDEMGGVGQQMPKIFAMFTTCSLASLALPGMSGFVAEVMVFVGFATSDAYSGTFKVIAILLMAVGVILTPVYLLSMLREIFYGKENTQLTSHQELVDAEPREVFIIACLLIPIIGIGFYPKIVTQMYDSTTTQLAGVLRDAVPVLANKRDNKRLAAIQAQPAPSLTK from the coding sequence ATGTTAAGTCTCGAAAACTTCCCTTGGCTCACGTTTATCATCGCCTTCCCCATACTTATGTCCCTCTTAGTTGCCTTTGTGCCAGACAAAGGGGACGGCAAAACCATTCGCTGGTTTTCGCTAGTTGTGGGACTGATTGACTTCGCGGCGATCGCCTATGCCTTCTGCACGAAGTATGACTACAGCAACCCCAATCTACAACTCGTCGAGAAATACGCATGGGTTCCCGATCTGGGGCTAAATTGGTCAGTCGGCGTTGATGGACTCTCGATGCCCTTGGTCATGCTGACTGGATTTATCACCACATTAGCAATCTTGGCATCCTGGCCCGTCACACTGAAGCCACGATTATTCTATTTCTTACTTCTATCAATGTATGGCGCACAGATTGCCGTCTTTGCCGTACAGGATATGCTGCTGTTTTTCCTGACATGGGAATTAGAGCTAATCCCCGTTTACCTCTTGCTATCGATTTGGGGGGGCTATAAGCGTCTCTACGCCGCTACCAAGTTTATTCTCTACACAGCGATCGGCTCTCTGTTTATCCTTGTTGCAGGGCTTGCCATGGCATTCTATGGCGATACGATCTCCTTTGATATGCAAACCCTTGCTAACAAAAACTATCCCCTCACCTTCCAGCTACTTGCCTATGGTGCATTCTTGATTTCCTACGGGGTCAAGTTGCCAATTTTCCCTCTGCATACGTGGCTACCTGACGCGCATGGTGAAGCGACAGCCCCCGTCCACATGCTCCTTGCAGGTATTCTTTTGAAAATGGGTGGTTATGCCCTGATGCGGATGAATGCAGGGATGTTGCCTGAAGCCCATGCGTACTTTGCCCCCATCCTCGTAATTTTGGGGATCGTGAATATTATCTACGCTGCTCTTACCTCCTTTGCCCAGCGCAGCCTCAAACGCAAAATTGCCTATTCATCAATTTCCCACATGGGCTTTGTGCTGATCGGTTTAGCTTCATTTACCGATCTCGGAACAAGTGGGGCAATGTTGCAAATGATTTCCCACGGACTCATCGGCGCAAGCTTATTCTTCCTTGTGGGAGCAACCTACGATCGCACGCATACCCTGATCCTCGATGAGATGGGCGGAGTCGGTCAGCAGATGCCGAAAATCTTTGCTATGTTTACCACTTGCTCCCTTGCATCCCTTGCGCTCCCTGGGATGAGCGGATTTGTTGCTGAGGTCATGGTATTTGTGGGCTTTGCCACTAGTGATGCCTATAGCGGCACTTTTAAAGTAATTGCTATCTTGCTCATGGCAGTGGGTGTCATCTTAACGCCTGTCTATCTGCTGTCGATGTTGCGTGAAATTTTCTATGGCAAAGAAAATACTCAGCTCACATCTCATCAAGAACTTGTAGATGCGGAACCTCGCGAAGTGTTTATCATCGCTTGTCTTTTGATTCCCATCATTGGTATCGGTTTCTATCCCAAAATCGTTACCCAAATGTACGATTCAACCACAACTCAGTTAGCTGGTGTCCTCCGTGATGCAGTGCCAGTATTAGCTAATAAACGTGACAACAAACGTTTAGCAGCAATACAAGCGCAACCTGCACCGAGCTTGACTAAATAA
- a CDS encoding NF041680 family putative transposase produces the protein MIIDKLQDFRQQVYRFLGNGRDAIFDLMDAVLTSPRVKSFVELSLSAVYRRKWSSLYESLKDSRPNRGRIRRLCVEQIPKDIRPLLAGDHTGWGRPHAKTLKDRSFVHQPNLVEGNKPIVLGHDYSTLAWIPEMTGSWAIPLCHERISSFETAGQRAAFQLSQVCRDLTVRPIATYDSEYGSAVFMNLTEDIPADLLIRLRPNRCLYKAPAPYSGYGRPRKHGDKFQLANADSWGEPSATFSLEDETVGQVQIQQWSNLHFRQAAQRHIQVIRVTHSHCSGLWLAWVGEQMPTLDSLWRLYLRRFAIDHWYRFAKQRLHWTLPHLLTPQQALRWSDLMPLLSWQLWLARQLVIDTPLPWQKPQTNLNFGRVAQGFAALLVRIGSPACSPQPRGKSLGWKSGRKRSPFSRFPVVKKRASRSKKVNQDYLNS, from the coding sequence ATGATTATTGATAAACTACAAGACTTTCGTCAACAGGTATATAGATTTTTAGGGAACGGACGGGATGCAATATTTGACTTGATGGATGCAGTATTGACCAGTCCGAGAGTGAAATCATTTGTAGAATTATCGTTATCCGCAGTGTATCGAAGAAAATGGTCAAGTCTGTATGAATCATTAAAAGACAGTCGCCCCAACCGAGGCAGGATAAGACGGTTATGTGTGGAACAAATACCCAAAGACATCCGCCCTTTGCTAGCAGGAGACCATACAGGATGGGGAAGACCCCATGCCAAAACGCTAAAAGACAGGAGTTTTGTGCATCAACCGAATTTGGTAGAAGGGAACAAACCGATCGTGTTAGGGCATGACTACAGCACCTTGGCATGGATACCAGAGATGACAGGGAGTTGGGCAATCCCGTTATGTCACGAGCGGATCAGTAGTTTTGAGACAGCAGGGCAAAGAGCCGCATTCCAACTGAGTCAAGTATGTCGAGATTTAACGGTAAGACCAATCGCTACTTACGACAGTGAATATGGCAGTGCCGTCTTTATGAATTTGACTGAGGATATCCCTGCCGATTTACTAATACGTCTACGTCCTAACCGATGCTTATACAAAGCCCCTGCGCCCTACAGTGGTTATGGTCGTCCTCGTAAGCATGGGGATAAATTCCAACTTGCCAATGCTGATAGTTGGGGAGAGCCATCGGCAACTTTTAGCTTAGAAGATGAGACGGTTGGACAGGTGCAAATCCAGCAATGGTCTAACTTACACTTTCGGCAAGCAGCCCAACGACATATTCAAGTTATTCGAGTTACACATTCTCATTGCTCTGGTTTGTGGTTAGCTTGGGTGGGTGAACAGATGCCGACTTTAGACTCCCTTTGGCGCTTGTACTTACGTCGTTTTGCCATCGACCATTGGTATCGTTTTGCCAAACAAAGATTACATTGGACTCTTCCCCATTTGTTGACTCCTCAGCAAGCTTTGCGTTGGAGTGACCTTATGCCTTTACTCTCTTGGCAATTGTGGTTGGCTCGTCAACTGGTTATTGATACTCCTTTGCCTTGGCAGAAACCTCAAACCAATCTTAATTTTGGTCGAGTCGCTCAGGGCTTTGCCGCACTTTTGGTCAGGATTGGCTCTCCTGCTTGTTCTCCCCAACCTCGTGGTAAGTCTCTCGGTTGGAAATCTGGACGCAAGCGTTCTCCTTTTTCTCGCTTTCCTGTCGTCAAAAAACGAGCTTCTCGCTCGAAAAAGGTCAATCAAGACTACCTTAATTCCTAA
- the psbU gene encoding photosystem II complex extrinsic protein PsbU: protein MKALIRFSVLLVAIASIWTTGFLGSFGSNAAFADELPPTNFYTQDLSKIDLNNANINTFRQVRGMYPTLGRIIIDNAPYQSFDEVLNIAGLSDTQKEILKSNADKFTLKRPDESMVRERINNANYRL from the coding sequence ATGAAAGCACTGATACGCTTTTCTGTTTTATTAGTGGCGATCGCGTCAATTTGGACAACTGGCTTTTTAGGTTCTTTTGGTAGTAACGCTGCATTTGCCGACGAATTACCTCCAACTAATTTTTATACGCAAGACCTTAGCAAAATTGACTTAAATAATGCGAATATCAACACTTTCCGTCAAGTGCGTGGTATGTATCCCACTTTGGGACGCATCATCATTGATAACGCTCCCTACCAATCCTTTGATGAGGTTTTAAACATTGCAGGATTGAGCGATACCCAAAAAGAAATTCTCAAGTCTAACGCTGACAAATTCACCCTCAAGAGACCCGATGAGTCGATGGTTCGTGAGCGCATTAACAATGCTAACTACAGACTGTAG
- a CDS encoding energy-coupling factor transporter transmembrane component T family protein: protein MKLQTVKYDSLFTRLDFRSKLVTILAITIIAFVWESPIAGGILMLSVIAACVLAGVRLNYLGTILKVMIPFYIFLIISMGFFNVEQVKLLAHKSELTPLFSLPQSLWLIGSAKMSLEGTLYGLNIVFKTLTMILVIPLAIFTTDVNQMTVGMVRAKIPYKVVFIFSSTLRFVPLLLEEVQSIIESQRLRGLNFEKMGLFQKAQVYAKVAVPLILNSLSKSQKLEIVLQSKAFSGSSQRTYLHESALTTPDYVLMIGSVVLFIVAIALYFGLGIGKFDWLLYS from the coding sequence ATGAAATTGCAAACTGTTAAATATGATTCTCTATTCACACGCTTAGATTTTCGCTCTAAGTTAGTGACGATACTTGCAATTACGATCATTGCCTTCGTTTGGGAAAGTCCCATTGCGGGAGGTATTCTGATGCTGAGTGTGATTGCTGCTTGTGTGCTTGCGGGAGTCAGACTCAACTATTTAGGAACCATTTTAAAGGTGATGATTCCCTTTTATATTTTCCTGATTATAAGCATGGGCTTCTTTAATGTGGAACAGGTAAAACTCCTTGCCCATAAATCAGAATTAACCCCTTTATTTAGCCTGCCGCAATCCTTGTGGCTTATTGGTAGTGCGAAAATGAGTTTAGAAGGAACACTCTATGGTTTGAATATTGTTTTTAAAACCCTGACGATGATTTTGGTGATTCCCCTAGCAATTTTTACGACCGATGTGAATCAAATGACGGTAGGGATGGTACGTGCCAAGATTCCCTATAAAGTTGTGTTTATTTTTTCGTCAACCTTGCGATTTGTGCCATTGCTCTTAGAAGAAGTGCAATCAATTATTGAGTCACAGCGATTGCGAGGTCTCAATTTTGAGAAGATGGGATTATTTCAAAAGGCGCAGGTTTACGCGAAAGTCGCTGTACCTTTAATTTTAAATTCTCTCTCTAAATCCCAAAAGCTAGAAATCGTCCTCCAGTCCAAAGCTTTTTCGGGGAGTTCCCAGCGTACCTATTTACATGAGTCCGCATTAACCACCCCTGATTATGTGTTGATGATTGGTTCCGTTGTGCTATTCATCGTGGCGATCGCTTTATATTTTGGCTTAGGGATTGGCAAATTTGACTGGTTGCTCTATTCCTAA
- the clpS gene encoding ATP-dependent Clp protease adapter ClpS yields the protein MSTETITRPTTIRKIAPRYRVLLHNDDYNSMEYVVQTLMQVVNGLTQPQAVDIMMAAHSNGCALVITCVQEHAEFYCEGLQSKGLTSTIEPEE from the coding sequence ATGTCTACCGAAACTATTACTCGTCCTACAACCATACGCAAAATTGCCCCTAGATATCGAGTTTTACTGCATAACGATGATTACAATTCCATGGAATATGTTGTCCAAACCTTAATGCAGGTTGTCAATGGTTTAACGCAACCACAGGCTGTCGATATTATGATGGCGGCGCATTCTAACGGTTGTGCATTAGTAATTACCTGTGTGCAAGAACATGCAGAGTTTTATTGTGAAGGGTTACAAAGTAAAGGATTAACTAGCACAATCGAGCCAGAAGAGTAA
- a CDS encoding SpoIIE family protein phosphatase, producing MSKLLKFQFKSITHRLIFSCVVSAIAIYGISYWHARQLLKSTLDNWVLGFAQSRVNEIAHELDSKLLAIEKQALNLTRSLQAPTANFNPNSQNNLEPQLQIALDQLFAQPQVQAIALVDIPQSITDTANKGWQYSRQEQFRNLDQNLATNWLARCQSDRHTNDQINSQVKQQVFWTKPHSLNNGSAQFSTTYCIVLTQATNPATTRILAITIDLDWLKAMLNQQPSVQSDQASYETSDLEVSEPFAIAPLAAPDQQWLVKPNNSELFKSLQSSQQALVNHINDALRQSSQISINNFQNKVIAKTIDSTDWIVGIVISEEKLEKLRQKHLWIVIFSMSKDMVLMCVVIALISQLTTRPLRALNASTEEMAKGNLDTNLPPVTSNDEVGRLTQSFRRMRDSLQLYIHDLQETTAAKQKLESELSIAAEIQRTMLPRTSTVNSVNSPYDISAVLKPARIVGGDLYDFFLLGSDRLCLIIGDVADKGFPSALQMARTITLIRTLSKAFSTPTEILRTVNIELCKENEDCLFVTVFCGVLELQSGRFTYASGGHDAPILVSDRHVQYLDLETMPPLGLYEDSEFTQHEFMLLPNDLILFYTDGITEALNSEGELFSDTRLLEMITSYPPTNPTKAVRTIQHFCQQFVGNAPQSDDITLLAMQYLPSNPFAEVANVMEWNLTLNSEITELEELKQKLGQILHEAALPVELIENAQLIAEEIVVNIIQYGYDNRRDGSIDLRIEITDQKLTMTFADSGKPFNPLTELSTPDLERDDDQRSLGGFGFFLVQELSDHLDYAYRSGKNILTASQSICK from the coding sequence ATGTCTAAGCTGTTGAAATTTCAGTTTAAAAGTATTACCCATCGCTTGATCTTTAGCTGTGTGGTGTCAGCGATCGCTATTTATGGAATTTCCTATTGGCACGCCCGTCAATTGCTGAAAAGTACGTTAGACAATTGGGTGCTGGGGTTTGCTCAATCACGGGTTAATGAGATTGCCCATGAACTTGATAGCAAATTATTAGCGATCGAAAAACAAGCGCTTAATCTCACACGATCGCTTCAAGCTCCAACTGCAAATTTCAATCCTAATTCTCAAAATAATTTAGAGCCACAACTCCAAATTGCCCTAGATCAACTATTCGCGCAACCACAGGTACAGGCGATCGCCTTAGTTGATATTCCTCAAAGTATTACAGATACTGCCAACAAGGGTTGGCAATATAGTCGGCAAGAGCAATTTCGCAATCTCGATCAAAATCTAGCTACCAATTGGTTAGCTCGATGTCAAAGCGATCGCCATACAAATGATCAAATAAATTCTCAGGTTAAGCAGCAGGTTTTTTGGACAAAACCACATTCTCTCAATAATGGTTCAGCGCAATTCAGCACTACCTATTGCATCGTGCTAACCCAAGCGACCAATCCTGCTACGACCAGAATCTTAGCGATCACCATAGATTTGGATTGGCTCAAGGCAATGCTGAACCAGCAACCCTCCGTACAGTCCGATCAAGCATCCTATGAAACATCCGATTTGGAGGTTAGCGAACCTTTTGCGATCGCGCCATTAGCAGCACCAGATCAACAATGGCTAGTCAAACCTAACAACTCAGAGTTATTCAAATCTTTGCAATCTTCGCAACAGGCATTGGTTAATCATATTAATGACGCTCTTCGCCAAAGCTCGCAAATTTCAATCAATAATTTCCAAAATAAGGTTATTGCTAAAACTATCGATTCTACGGATTGGATCGTTGGCATTGTGATTTCTGAGGAAAAGTTAGAGAAATTACGACAGAAACATCTTTGGATCGTCATTTTCTCCATGTCTAAAGATATGGTGCTGATGTGTGTGGTAATTGCTTTGATCTCCCAATTGACCACTCGTCCCCTCCGCGCCTTAAATGCAAGTACGGAGGAAATGGCAAAAGGCAATCTTGATACTAATTTGCCCCCTGTTACTTCCAATGATGAAGTGGGGAGATTAACCCAATCATTTCGCCGAATGCGGGATTCTCTACAGCTTTATATCCATGATTTGCAAGAGACTACTGCTGCCAAACAGAAGTTAGAGAGTGAACTCTCGATCGCAGCTGAAATCCAGCGCACCATGCTACCCCGAACGAGTACTGTTAATAGTGTCAATTCTCCCTATGATATTTCCGCAGTCCTCAAGCCTGCAAGGATCGTAGGTGGCGATCTCTATGATTTCTTTTTGCTCGGTAGCGATCGCCTCTGCTTAATTATTGGCGATGTTGCTGACAAAGGTTTTCCATCAGCTTTACAAATGGCGCGTACCATCACCTTAATCCGCACCCTCAGTAAAGCTTTTAGTACACCCACAGAAATCCTACGGACTGTGAATATCGAACTATGTAAAGAGAATGAAGACTGCCTATTTGTGACAGTGTTTTGTGGTGTATTAGAACTGCAATCTGGTCGGTTTACCTATGCGAGCGGTGGACATGATGCACCGATATTAGTAAGCGATCGCCATGTACAGTATCTTGATTTGGAAACCATGCCCCCCTTGGGACTCTATGAAGATTCAGAATTTACCCAGCATGAATTTATGCTGCTACCTAATGATTTAATTCTGTTTTATACTGATGGGATTACGGAAGCATTGAACTCTGAAGGGGAGCTATTTTCAGATACAAGGTTATTGGAAATGATTACTTCCTATCCACCCACTAACCCCACCAAAGCGGTTCGCACCATTCAGCATTTTTGTCAGCAATTTGTGGGTAATGCTCCCCAATCCGATGATATTACGCTCTTGGCGATGCAGTACCTCCCATCAAATCCTTTTGCGGAAGTAGCTAATGTTATGGAATGGAACTTAACACTGAATAGTGAAATTACGGAACTAGAGGAATTAAAACAAAAGCTTGGACAAATTTTGCATGAGGCAGCGCTGCCAGTTGAGTTAATTGAAAATGCTCAGCTAATTGCTGAAGAAATTGTGGTCAATATTATTCAGTATGGCTATGACAATCGTAGGGATGGTTCAATTGACTTGCGGATTGAAATAACTGATCAAAAGCTAACTATGACTTTTGCCGACAGTGGCAAGCCTTTTAACCCTCTCACTGAGCTATCCACACCCGATTTAGAGCGTGACGATGATCAGCGATCGCTCGGTGGCTTTGGCTTTTTCTTAGTCCAAGAGCTATCTGATCATTTAGATTACGCCTACCGCAGTGGCAAGAATATACTGACGGCTAGTCAGTCAATTTGTAAATAG
- a CDS encoding ABC transporter ATP-binding protein: MEAIAVLDKVSYIYPNAKETVLKDISLTINKGEFLGIIGATGAGKTTLCLALTGIVPQFYGGRFFGKIAIAGLDSLEHPVSELARHVGIVFEDPEVQITATSVENEIAFALENLCIPREEILRRIPIVLKSVRLEGFEKKNPQELSGGQKQRLAIAAALALQPDLLILDEPTSQLDPIGSQEVFATVKELKENLGVSIVMVSHAAEEMAEFCDRIALLADGKLQALGTPAEIYSQVELLQQNKLRPPEVAQAFHKIQQTGIHLDRIPVTLESGIKDLEILRSRSQLVSPPVFASSSANLDKPPILSVKNLQHIYADGTEALKNISIDIHAGEYVLIVGQNGAGKSTLVKHFLNLLQPTKGQVLVGDRDTSQLSVSELAQSIGYLAQNPDNQIFNTSVEKEVSFALPFLGYSPKAIEQATTNSLKAMQLWEHRNAHPLSLPKGERGRIVIAALLAMNPEIIILDEPTTGQDYQGASSILEVSRQLHQMGKTVIVITHHLYLMPDYADRAIVMGKGTVLLDAPLRQAYHQVDLLESTYLTPPQSVVLSQYLSKISDRQYPLITPTEFANSFMPN; this comes from the coding sequence ATGGAAGCGATCGCTGTTTTAGACAAAGTTTCTTATATCTATCCCAACGCCAAGGAAACCGTATTAAAAGACATTTCCTTAACGATTAACAAAGGTGAGTTTCTTGGCATCATTGGCGCAACAGGAGCAGGGAAAACCACATTATGTTTAGCCTTAACAGGCATCGTTCCTCAGTTTTATGGCGGACGATTTTTTGGCAAAATTGCGATCGCGGGTTTAGATAGCCTTGAGCATCCCGTAAGTGAATTAGCGCGACATGTTGGCATTGTCTTTGAAGATCCTGAGGTGCAAATTACCGCCACATCCGTCGAAAATGAAATCGCCTTTGCCCTAGAAAATCTCTGTATTCCTCGTGAAGAAATTCTCCGTCGCATTCCCATCGTTTTAAAATCAGTGCGCCTTGAGGGATTTGAGAAAAAGAATCCGCAGGAGCTATCAGGCGGACAAAAACAAAGATTAGCGATCGCTGCTGCCCTCGCTCTCCAGCCTGATTTACTAATTCTCGATGAGCCAACCTCACAACTCGATCCCATCGGTTCTCAAGAGGTGTTTGCAACGGTCAAGGAGTTAAAAGAGAATCTGGGCGTATCGATTGTGATGGTATCCCATGCAGCGGAAGAGATGGCAGAGTTTTGCGATCGCATTGCCTTGCTTGCGGATGGCAAATTGCAAGCACTTGGCACACCTGCGGAAATTTATAGTCAAGTGGAGCTATTACAGCAAAATAAACTCCGTCCTCCCGAAGTTGCCCAAGCATTTCATAAAATTCAGCAAACAGGGATTCATCTTGATCGGATTCCCGTTACTTTAGAATCGGGGATTAAAGATTTAGAGATATTGCGATCGCGATCGCAACTAGTTTCGCCACCAGTTTTTGCAAGTTCATCAGCGAACTTAGATAAACCACCCATCCTCTCCGTGAAAAATCTCCAACATATTTATGCTGATGGCACGGAAGCACTAAAAAATATTTCCATCGATATCCACGCAGGTGAATATGTACTGATTGTTGGACAGAATGGTGCAGGGAAAAGCACCCTAGTCAAGCATTTTCTGAATTTGCTACAACCCACTAAGGGGCAAGTCCTCGTAGGCGATCGCGATACCAGCCAACTATCGGTGAGTGAGCTAGCTCAATCCATTGGCTATCTCGCCCAAAATCCTGACAACCAAATCTTTAATACCAGTGTTGAGAAGGAAGTTTCCTTTGCTTTACCCTTTCTTGGCTATAGCCCTAAAGCGATCGAGCAAGCAACTACCAACAGTCTCAAAGCGATGCAGCTATGGGAACATCGCAACGCCCATCCCCTATCTCTGCCCAAAGGAGAACGCGGTAGGATTGTCATAGCGGCTCTCCTAGCGATGAATCCTGAGATTATCATTCTCGATGAACCCACCACAGGACAAGACTATCAAGGCGCATCTTCCATTTTAGAGGTCAGTCGCCAACTCCACCAAATGGGCAAGACTGTAATTGTGATTACCCATCATTTATATCTGATGCCTGACTACGCCGATCGCGCGATCGTCATGGGCAAAGGCACTGTTTTACTCGATGCCCCATTGCGTCAAGCCTACCATCAAGTTGATCTCCTAGAATCCACTTACCTAACCCCACCCCAATCAGTTGTGTTATCGCAATATCTTAGTAAAATTAGCGATCGGCAATATCCACTCATCACCCCCACCGAATTCGCTAATAGCTTCATGCCAAATTAG